The DNA window ACAGGGGGTTCAGCCTGGTCGAGCTGCTGATCGTGGTGATGATGATGGGAATCGTCACCATGGCCATCTACAGCCTCTACGAGAGCACCCAGCGCACCGCCACGAGCCAGGACCAGACCGTAGAGCTTCAGCAGAACCTGCGGGTGGCCATGGATCAAATCGCCCGGGACATCCGCATGGCGGGGTTCATGATTCCTGGCCTGGATGCCTTTGGTGCCCCCTTATACCCGATTGCCACTGCCAACCAGAACAGCATTACCTTCAATACCGCCTCCGCTGCCGGGCGGGCGGCCCGGGTCAACGACAACGACACGGTGACTGTCAGCAACGGGGCGTCGGTCGATTTCAACCTGACCGTTTCTTCGGCCGAGCAAGCCCTGCTTTTTGCCGACGGCAATTTCGCCCGGATCATTCGCCCGCCCAACCAGGGCAACCTTTTTCCCGACTGCCTCATTACTCTCACTGCAGGCCCGTCGGGTACAACGCTCCCGATCCGCATCACCAACAACTCCGGAGCCAATATAAGCAGTCTGCAGCTGCGCCCAGGCGACATCATCGCCAGGATTGCCGACGACTCCAACAATCCGAATACGGTGCGGTTTCTCCGGGAGGGCGATCTGGTCAAGCGGAGGATTGATGAAGGTACCGCTGACGTTGATACACAGAATGTGGCCAGCGGGCTCCGCCAGTCGGGCGATGCAAACCTGGACGGCCT is part of the Desulfuromonadales bacterium genome and encodes:
- a CDS encoding prepilin-type N-terminal cleavage/methylation domain-containing protein, with amino-acid sequence MKRQFGYAGNRGFSLVELLIVVMMMGIVTMAIYSLYESTQRTATSQDQTVELQQNLRVAMDQIARDIRMAGFMIPGLDAFGAPLYPIATANQNSITFNTASAAGRAARVNDNDTVTVSNGASVDFNLTVSSAEQALLFADGNFARIIRPPNQGNLFPDCLITLTAGPSGTTLPIRITNNSGANISSLQLRPGDIIARIADDSNNPNTVRFLREGDLVKRRIDEGTADVDTQNVASGLRQSGDANLDGLQFRYILDDGSEQTTVSGAALESIKAVRVTLTGEVNTQQGLKTRSLTSIVALRNR